In the Telopea speciosissima isolate NSW1024214 ecotype Mountain lineage chromosome 6, Tspe_v1, whole genome shotgun sequence genome, AGGATGCCGTGACAGCCATAGCAGCCTGGTCTGGAAGGGCGGTGTGAACATCGCGCAATGATCTCTGGCGTTCCTCTTGGAGCAAAAGAGAGTAAGCTTTATTTATGGATGGCAAGGGATCCATCAGTAAAATCTGACTTCGGACAGCAGCATAAGAATCATTAAGCCCTTGGAGAAAGTCCAGAAGGTGATCAGTTTCAAGGAAGGATTGCAAAGTGGTCATAGCACCACAAGAACAAGCCGGCAGAGTGCAATAAGAGAGAAGCTCATCGCAAAGACCTTTGACGATAGTGTAATAGGCTGAAATAGAATCGTTGCCTTGAACATGGGTCGAAAGAGTACGCCGAATTTTGAATATGCGTGGGGCATTCTTTGGAGAGAACCAATCATGCAAATCAACCCAGATATCATGGGCTGAATCAATCCATAAACTACTGTGGGAGATCGAAGGGACAGTGGAATGCATGAGCCATGAGCGGACCATTTATGCTATTACAGCGGACCCAATGGGGTAAATTGGTGGAAGTCGAATCAGGTTTCTTTAA is a window encoding:
- the LOC122665551 gene encoding uncharacterized protein LOC122665551, with product MVRSWLMHSTVPSISHSSLWIDSAHDIWVDLHDWFSPKNAPRIFKIRRTLSTHVQGNDSISAYYTIVKGLCDELLSYCTLPACSCGAMTTLQSFLETDHLLDFLQGLNDSYAAVRSQILLMDPLPSINKAYSLLLQEERQRSLRDVHTALPDQAAMAVTASSLDRRSGSSSSTKPSYYCTFYNKNGHTESRCFKKNGYPDW